A single region of the Mycobacterium lentiflavum genome encodes:
- a CDS encoding M24 family metallopeptidase yields the protein MATEVLPDTRALRSGRRARALAQMDEHGLDILVLGRQANIRYVTGAPQLWIAGTRPFGPMCVLVRATGDIYLNSTDDEGVPEEIDHDHLYGLAWNPMTLIDVLRKVDGAEAARRVGTDAITPTFAALLPDAFPNAELVDAEPAMRAARRIKTPDEIAAMDSALRIAEHGLATALAELTPGVSERTLAGVMMEAMAAGGVSTPATQDAAWVTSRERPWHRGDATARPGDLVAFAAGALANGYVAEVGRTWPVGDSAPRVLFERSNMLYDKMLAACRPGASTRDLLAAYGAAGEPIPPMPIAHGLGLGFDPPVVSETLVAAGEDDRLEAGMVLAITGYVWEQGIGAVFRRDSVHITHDGVDVLTHSPTWRDS from the coding sequence ATGGCGACTGAGGTTCTGCCCGACACCCGGGCACTACGATCCGGGCGCCGGGCGCGCGCGCTGGCCCAAATGGACGAACACGGCCTCGACATCCTGGTGCTCGGCCGCCAAGCCAACATTCGCTATGTCACTGGCGCGCCCCAACTCTGGATAGCCGGGACGCGGCCGTTCGGCCCGATGTGTGTCCTGGTGCGCGCCACCGGGGATATCTACCTCAACAGCACCGACGACGAGGGGGTGCCCGAGGAAATCGACCACGATCACCTCTACGGGCTGGCCTGGAACCCGATGACCCTGATCGACGTGCTGAGGAAGGTCGACGGCGCCGAGGCCGCGCGGCGGGTCGGAACCGACGCGATCACTCCGACTTTCGCCGCATTGCTGCCCGACGCGTTCCCCAACGCGGAGCTTGTCGATGCCGAGCCGGCGATGCGCGCGGCGCGGCGCATCAAGACGCCCGACGAGATCGCGGCGATGGACAGTGCACTGCGTATTGCCGAGCACGGATTGGCAACTGCCTTGGCCGAATTGACGCCCGGTGTCTCGGAGCGGACGTTGGCCGGGGTGATGATGGAGGCGATGGCCGCGGGTGGGGTCAGCACGCCGGCCACCCAGGACGCCGCGTGGGTGACCTCGCGGGAGCGGCCGTGGCATCGCGGTGACGCCACGGCCCGGCCGGGCGACCTCGTCGCCTTCGCCGCGGGGGCGTTGGCGAATGGCTACGTCGCGGAGGTTGGCCGGACCTGGCCGGTTGGCGATTCTGCTCCTCGCGTGCTGTTCGAGCGTTCGAACATGTTGTACGACAAGATGCTTGCCGCCTGTCGGCCCGGTGCATCCACACGCGATCTGCTGGCCGCCTACGGCGCGGCGGGGGAACCGATACCGCCGATGCCGATCGCACATGGGCTGGGGCTGGGTTTCGATCCGCCAGTGGTGTCCGAAACGCTGGTGGCTGCGGGCGAAGACGACCGGCTCGAGGCCGGCATGGTGCTGGCGATCACGGGCTATGTGTGGGAGCAGGGCATCGGTGCGGTGTTCCGCCGCGACAGCGTGCACATCACCCACGACGGCGTCGACGTGCTGACGCACAGCCCGACGTGGCGGGACAGTTAG
- a CDS encoding M24 family metallopeptidase gives MTNTLSARRSVLDAPAEPDWARMRTEVGARLRSAMAEHGVDALILLMNGYVGYATGASWPLLDAGLSHVERPVAVVLADDEHPHLFMPLRSGSSAESPVPNDHLHGPAYLEFDHGVQEFARQLADLIPPGASIAVDELTGAMRRATPKLFPGGPPTDAAIVLGTAQLVKTRDELSCLRKAARITEQAIVDVQQALVPGVRQIDLSATFVRRAFELGATTNMLEAIWQVMPSSREAGVWTTHGDLALPLLPTDRKLAAGDVLWTDISITFHGYCSDFGRTWIVGEKPTSRQLDQFRQWRTVLDAVLAVTKAGVTSGDLARAAIAANGGRKPWLPHFYLGHGIGTYPAEAPMIGTDLGEEFDDNFVFPPGMVLVLEPVMWEDGTGGYRSEEIVVITEDGYAPITDYPYTPYGD, from the coding sequence ATGACGAACACACTGTCCGCCCGACGCTCGGTCCTCGACGCGCCCGCCGAGCCGGACTGGGCCCGGATGCGCACGGAGGTCGGGGCACGATTGCGATCCGCGATGGCCGAGCACGGCGTCGACGCGCTGATCCTGCTGATGAACGGCTACGTCGGTTACGCCACGGGAGCCAGCTGGCCCCTGCTCGACGCCGGCCTCTCGCATGTGGAGCGCCCGGTCGCGGTGGTGCTCGCCGACGATGAGCATCCGCACCTGTTCATGCCGTTGCGCAGCGGATCATCGGCGGAGTCGCCGGTGCCCAACGACCATCTGCACGGCCCCGCCTACCTCGAATTCGACCACGGCGTCCAGGAATTCGCGCGACAGCTGGCCGATCTGATCCCGCCGGGAGCGAGCATCGCCGTCGACGAGCTCACCGGAGCAATGCGACGGGCAACACCCAAGCTCTTTCCCGGTGGCCCGCCGACGGATGCCGCGATCGTGCTCGGCACCGCGCAATTGGTGAAGACCCGCGACGAGCTGTCTTGCCTGCGCAAGGCTGCCCGCATCACCGAACAAGCCATTGTCGACGTGCAGCAGGCCCTGGTGCCGGGTGTGCGGCAGATCGATCTCTCGGCCACCTTCGTGCGTCGCGCGTTCGAGCTCGGGGCCACCACCAACATGCTGGAGGCTATCTGGCAGGTGATGCCGAGTTCACGGGAAGCCGGTGTCTGGACCACGCACGGAGATCTCGCGCTGCCGTTGCTGCCCACCGACCGCAAACTGGCGGCCGGCGATGTGTTGTGGACCGATATCAGCATCACTTTTCACGGGTACTGCTCCGACTTCGGCCGAACCTGGATTGTCGGCGAGAAACCGACCTCACGACAGCTGGATCAATTCCGGCAGTGGCGGACGGTCCTGGACGCCGTCCTCGCGGTGACCAAAGCCGGTGTGACATCAGGGGATTTGGCGCGGGCGGCGATCGCCGCCAACGGTGGCCGCAAACCGTGGCTGCCGCATTTCTATCTCGGCCACGGCATCGGCACCTACCCCGCCGAAGCGCCGATGATCGGAACCGATCTCGGCGAGGAGTTCGACGACAACTTCGTGTTTCCCCCCGGCATGGTTCTGGTTCTGGAACCCGTGATGTGGGAGGACGGAACAGGAGGATACCGCAGTGAGGAGATTGTGGTGATCACCGAAGACGGCTACGCGCCGATTACCGACTACCCCTATACGCCCTATGGCGACTGA
- a CDS encoding HNH endonuclease signature motif containing protein yields MSIDREALSAAFDTIDGAFDELMAQECDALLTHEQLALLLRCEKIRRRLPAVEHPLINGLVRQATPQEIGGKLSHAIAEATLISRSEASRRIREAADLGPRRGLTGEPLAPVLAASAAKQRQGTLGPRQVAAIRKFYHQLPGWIDAVTREQAEAKLAMEGTKFRPEQVAELAAIMSDCLNPDGSYTDEDRARRRGLSLGNQGRDGMSELRGWLTPEARATVEAVWAKLGAPGMCNPDDESPCVEGNPAEQAILRDFRSAGQRQHDALNAALRGLLASGELGQHNGLPASIIVTTTLAELEAAAGRGLTGGGTILPMSDVIRLARHARHYLAIFDKGKALALYSTKRLASPGQRIVLYAKDRGCSAPGCTVPGYYCEVHHVTDWATCHTTDVDDLTFACGAQHRLLQPGGWTTRKNARGETEWLPPPHLDHGQPRVNTFHHPEKLLMDRDDDAP; encoded by the coding sequence GTGAGTATCGATCGGGAGGCCCTGTCGGCGGCCTTCGACACCATCGACGGTGCCTTCGACGAATTGATGGCCCAAGAATGCGATGCGCTACTCACCCATGAGCAATTGGCGTTGTTGTTGCGGTGCGAGAAGATTCGGCGTCGGCTGCCGGCGGTTGAGCATCCACTGATCAACGGCCTGGTCCGCCAGGCCACTCCGCAGGAGATCGGCGGCAAACTCTCACATGCGATTGCCGAAGCTACTTTGATCAGTCGTTCCGAGGCGTCGCGGCGCATCCGGGAAGCCGCCGACTTAGGGCCGCGGCGCGGGTTGACCGGCGAACCGCTCGCACCGGTGTTGGCAGCCTCTGCCGCCAAACAGCGTCAGGGCACGCTCGGGCCCCGTCAAGTAGCCGCGATCCGAAAGTTCTACCACCAGTTGCCCGGCTGGATCGATGCTGTCACGCGTGAACAAGCGGAAGCCAAACTGGCCATGGAAGGCACCAAGTTCCGGCCCGAACAAGTCGCGGAGCTCGCTGCGATTATGTCCGATTGCCTCAATCCTGATGGCAGCTACACCGATGAGGATCGTGCGCGGCGCCGCGGACTGAGCCTGGGCAACCAAGGCCGCGACGGGATGTCGGAGTTACGGGGCTGGCTGACCCCTGAGGCCCGTGCCACTGTGGAAGCGGTGTGGGCGAAATTAGGCGCTCCGGGAATGTGCAATCCCGACGATGAAAGTCCCTGTGTGGAAGGAAATCCCGCCGAGCAGGCCATCTTGCGGGATTTTCGCAGCGCTGGACAACGCCAGCACGACGCGCTGAATGCTGCACTGAGAGGCTTACTCGCCTCAGGGGAGCTTGGACAGCACAACGGGCTGCCGGCTTCGATCATCGTCACCACCACGCTGGCCGAGCTAGAGGCCGCCGCCGGGCGGGGCCTTACCGGCGGCGGCACCATCCTCCCGATGAGCGACGTGATCCGGTTGGCGCGTCATGCGCGGCATTACCTTGCGATCTTCGACAAGGGCAAGGCATTGGCGCTGTATAGCACCAAGCGACTGGCATCGCCAGGACAGCGAATTGTTCTGTACGCCAAGGACCGCGGGTGCTCGGCGCCGGGCTGTACCGTCCCCGGGTATTACTGCGAAGTGCACCACGTCACCGATTGGGCTACGTGTCACACCACTGATGTCGACGACTTGACCTTTGCCTGCGGCGCCCAGCACCGCCTACTGCAGCCCGGCGGCTGGACCACCCGCAAGAACGCGAGGGGTGAGACCGAATGGCTTCCGCCGCCGCACCTCGATCATGGTCAGCCACGCGTAAATACGTTCCACCACCCCGAGAAGCTGCTGATGGACCGGGACGACGACGCGCCTTAG
- the car gene encoding carboxylic acid reductase, with amino-acid sequence MAFVARSDVKDPGAQHDQWERLARRRERLYAEDAQFAATRPDERVAAAARAPGLRIGEVMAIVLQGYADRPALGQRVREVVTDPATGRSTLNFLSRFETVSYAQLWARVQAVAGDWHQHEQHPVRTGDFVCVLGFASIDYTAIECACIHLGAVVVPLQTSAPAAQHAPILTETQPRIFAAGIDNLEIALETVLAVAPTGTAPQRLIVFDYEPRDDDQRASYEAARDRLAASGSGLVIETLDDVVAHGKSLPTPPLHVAAADEDPLAWVFYTSGSTGTPKGAMFTESLCIGTWLAQSDQPVITLSYMPMSHLIGYGYVILTLANGGTSYFAARSDLSTLFDDLALVRPTSMSLVPRVCEMFYHHYQRESDRRGLAGSASDETAEELTTEIREQILGGRVLAVGCGSAALSPEIKEFMEIVLDQHLLIGYSSTEIAGGMIVADEHVLRPPVIDYKLLDVPELGYFNTDKPFPRGELAVKSARFMAGYYNRPDLTATMFDEDGYYKTGDIMAEVGPDQLRYVDRRNNVIKLAQGEFVAVSRLEALYSTSPLIHQIYIYGNSERSFLLAVIVPIDAGVATSMIADSLRRIARENGLNGYEIPRDFLIETDPFSLANGLLSGVGKFLRPKLKERYGERLEQLYAAMADDQLRQLRALRTGGADQPVLATVSKAVQATLGVSAADVSPEARFCDLGGDSLSALTFSTLLTDIYGVEVPVGVVIDPTGDLLRIADHIERQRNSDVRRPTYASVHDSAGHRVSARDLRLDKFIDDDILKAATSLPALTSEIRTVLLTGSTGFLGRFLGLEWLQRLADSGGTLVCLTRGADAAHARRRIEAALDSDPKLLDRFRSLADGHLEVVAGDIGEAGFGIHDATWQRLSETVDLIVHPAAHVNHVLPYQQLFGPNVVGTAEVIRLAITTKLKPIHYISTLGVSAVAHQLVDEDTDIRRLVPACVVGDSYANGYGISKWAGEVLMREAHDLCGLPVAVFRPGMILADSRYAGQLNVPDIFTRLLFSLVATGVAPRSFYRAGDARPHYEGLPVDFLAEAIAAIGPRHGSSFATYNTTNPHDDGISMDTFVDWIIAAGYSIEKIDDYSNWVTRFETAMGALPEQQRAQSVLTVLDVYREPMLAIAGSPVPGAQFESAVEHSGRAIPHVSQQLIEKYLADLEQIGVLTR; translated from the coding sequence ATGGCGTTCGTCGCCCGCTCTGACGTAAAGGATCCTGGCGCGCAGCACGACCAGTGGGAACGGTTGGCGCGCCGGCGCGAGCGACTCTATGCCGAGGATGCGCAATTCGCCGCCACCCGCCCCGACGAGCGCGTCGCCGCCGCGGCGCGCGCACCCGGGCTGCGGATCGGCGAGGTCATGGCGATCGTGTTGCAGGGCTACGCCGACCGGCCGGCGCTGGGACAGCGGGTGCGCGAAGTGGTTACGGATCCCGCGACCGGACGCTCGACACTGAACTTCCTGTCGCGCTTCGAGACCGTCAGCTACGCGCAGCTGTGGGCGCGTGTCCAAGCGGTGGCCGGTGATTGGCACCAGCACGAACAACATCCGGTGCGAACCGGCGATTTCGTGTGCGTGCTGGGTTTCGCCAGCATCGACTACACCGCGATCGAGTGCGCCTGCATTCACCTCGGCGCGGTGGTGGTGCCCTTGCAGACCAGCGCACCGGCCGCCCAGCATGCGCCGATCCTCACCGAGACCCAGCCACGGATCTTCGCCGCCGGGATCGATAACCTCGAGATCGCCTTGGAGACAGTGCTGGCGGTGGCCCCGACCGGTACCGCGCCGCAGCGGCTGATCGTGTTCGACTACGAACCACGCGACGACGATCAGCGAGCCAGCTACGAAGCCGCGCGCGACCGGCTGGCCGCTTCGGGCAGCGGGCTTGTCATCGAAACACTCGATGATGTTGTCGCGCATGGCAAATCACTGCCTACCCCGCCGCTGCACGTGGCAGCAGCCGACGAGGATCCGCTGGCTTGGGTGTTCTACACCTCCGGGAGCACCGGAACACCTAAAGGCGCGATGTTCACCGAGAGTTTGTGTATCGGCACCTGGCTCGCACAGTCGGATCAGCCGGTCATCACATTGAGCTACATGCCGATGAGTCACCTGATCGGGTACGGCTACGTGATTTTGACCTTGGCCAACGGCGGCACCAGCTATTTCGCGGCCAGGAGCGATCTGTCGACGCTGTTCGACGATTTGGCGTTGGTGCGGCCGACCTCGATGAGTCTGGTGCCGCGGGTTTGCGAGATGTTCTACCACCACTATCAGCGCGAGTCGGACCGGCGCGGCCTGGCCGGAAGCGCATCCGACGAAACGGCCGAGGAACTGACCACCGAGATCCGTGAGCAGATTCTGGGCGGCCGCGTGCTGGCGGTGGGCTGCGGATCGGCGGCGCTGTCCCCGGAGATCAAGGAGTTTATGGAGATCGTGCTCGATCAGCACCTGCTGATCGGGTATTCGTCCACCGAGATCGCCGGCGGGATGATCGTGGCCGACGAGCATGTACTGCGGCCGCCGGTGATCGACTACAAGCTGCTCGATGTTCCCGAGCTCGGCTACTTCAACACCGACAAGCCTTTTCCCCGTGGGGAACTGGCGGTCAAGTCGGCTCGCTTCATGGCCGGCTACTACAACCGTCCCGACCTGACGGCCACGATGTTCGACGAGGACGGCTACTACAAGACCGGTGACATCATGGCCGAGGTCGGGCCCGACCAATTACGCTATGTCGATCGCCGCAACAACGTCATCAAGTTGGCGCAGGGTGAATTCGTCGCCGTTTCGCGACTGGAGGCGTTGTACTCGACCAGCCCGCTGATTCACCAGATCTACATTTATGGCAACAGCGAACGTTCCTTCCTGCTTGCCGTGATCGTGCCGATCGACGCGGGTGTCGCCACCTCGATGATCGCCGACTCGCTGCGACGGATCGCGCGTGAGAACGGCCTCAACGGCTATGAGATCCCGCGCGATTTCCTGATCGAGACCGATCCGTTCAGCTTGGCCAACGGCCTGTTGTCCGGTGTCGGAAAGTTCCTGCGACCCAAGCTCAAAGAGCGCTACGGAGAGCGCCTGGAGCAGCTCTACGCTGCCATGGCCGACGATCAATTGCGGCAGCTGCGCGCCTTGCGCACGGGCGGCGCCGACCAGCCGGTGCTGGCGACCGTCAGTAAGGCGGTGCAGGCCACCCTGGGTGTTTCGGCGGCCGACGTCTCCCCCGAAGCCAGATTCTGCGATCTCGGCGGCGATTCGCTGTCCGCATTGACTTTTTCGACGCTGCTGACCGACATCTACGGGGTCGAGGTTCCGGTGGGCGTGGTGATCGACCCGACCGGCGATCTGCTCCGCATCGCCGATCACATCGAACGCCAACGCAATTCCGACGTGCGGCGACCCACCTACGCCTCCGTGCACGACAGCGCCGGCCACCGGGTGTCGGCCCGCGACCTACGCCTGGACAAGTTCATCGACGACGACATCCTGAAGGCGGCGACGTCGTTGCCCGCCCTCACCAGCGAGATCCGCACTGTTCTGCTCACCGGCTCGACCGGGTTCCTGGGGCGGTTCCTCGGGCTGGAATGGCTGCAGCGCCTGGCCGATTCGGGCGGCACGCTGGTGTGCCTGACGCGCGGCGCCGATGCCGCCCACGCTCGTCGGCGCATCGAGGCCGCTCTGGATTCCGATCCCAAGCTGCTGGACCGCTTCCGGAGCCTGGCCGACGGCCATCTCGAAGTCGTGGCCGGCGACATCGGCGAAGCCGGCTTCGGGATCCACGACGCGACCTGGCAGCGCCTGAGCGAGACCGTCGACCTGATCGTGCACCCGGCTGCCCACGTCAACCACGTGCTGCCTTATCAGCAGTTGTTCGGTCCCAATGTGGTGGGCACCGCCGAGGTGATCCGGTTGGCGATCACCACCAAACTCAAGCCGATCCACTACATCTCCACGTTGGGCGTCAGTGCCGTGGCGCACCAGCTCGTGGATGAAGACACCGACATCCGTCGCTTGGTCCCCGCGTGCGTGGTCGGCGACAGCTACGCCAACGGGTACGGGATCAGCAAGTGGGCCGGCGAGGTGTTGATGCGCGAGGCCCACGACCTATGTGGACTGCCGGTGGCGGTGTTCCGGCCGGGCATGATCCTCGCCGACAGCCGCTATGCGGGACAGCTCAACGTGCCGGACATCTTCACCCGCCTGCTGTTCAGCCTGGTGGCCACCGGCGTCGCCCCGAGGTCGTTTTACCGGGCCGGTGACGCCAGGCCGCACTACGAAGGGCTGCCGGTCGACTTCCTCGCCGAGGCGATCGCCGCGATCGGACCGCGACACGGCAGCAGCTTCGCCACGTACAACACCACCAACCCGCACGACGACGGCATCTCGATGGACACGTTCGTCGACTGGATCATCGCCGCGGGTTATTCCATCGAAAAGATCGACGACTACTCGAATTGGGTCACCCGCTTCGAGACGGCGATGGGGGCTCTGCCCGAGCAGCAGCGCGCCCAGTCGGTGCTGACCGTGCTGGACGTCTACCGTGAACCCATGCTCGCTATCGCCGGGTCACCGGTACCCGGCGCGCAATTTGAGTCCGCGGTCGAACACTCGGGTCGCGCGATCCCGCACGTCTCGCAGCAGCTGATCGAGAAGTACCTTGCCGACCTGGAACAGATCGGCGTGCTCACCCGGTGA
- a CDS encoding amidohydrolase family protein — protein MSSPANTLYPDGMIGAPKHRHGRAAEFNTGLPAGTEVFSADNHISVADDIFYEMFPDDLKDQAPRIWYEDGAYLLGQPGQSMVVGDFSAVLMQYDDLAGAATNNVEARIRELAEDGVDKELAFPNAVLALFHHPNHEIRERIFRVYNEHIAGVQERSHGHCYGVGLINWWDPRGARRTLTELKSLGLKTFLMPISPGNDQNGQPIDYSSTAMSAVWDEIEEAALPITHHIGESQPKFPSEVNSVAVAMMVNIDSFREMFSKYIFSGILDRHRRLRVGWFEGGIAWVPTALQDAEHVLASYQHMLRHQPEHDIRYYWDTHMCASFMVDGLGLRQIDEIGIDKVMWSSDYPHNESTFGYSERSLAAVVDAVGPEDAVRVVGGNIKKFLGI, from the coding sequence ATGTCCAGCCCAGCCAACACCCTCTACCCCGATGGCATGATCGGCGCGCCCAAGCACCGGCACGGCCGGGCGGCGGAATTCAACACCGGCCTGCCGGCCGGCACCGAGGTGTTCTCCGCCGACAACCACATCTCGGTGGCCGACGACATCTTCTACGAAATGTTTCCCGACGACCTCAAGGATCAGGCGCCGCGGATCTGGTACGAGGATGGCGCGTATCTGCTGGGCCAGCCAGGACAGTCCATGGTGGTCGGCGATTTCAGTGCGGTGCTGATGCAATACGACGATCTCGCCGGCGCGGCCACCAACAATGTCGAAGCCCGGATTCGCGAGCTCGCCGAGGACGGCGTCGACAAGGAACTGGCCTTCCCCAACGCGGTGCTTGCGCTGTTCCACCACCCGAACCACGAGATCCGCGAGCGCATCTTCCGTGTCTACAACGAGCACATCGCCGGGGTCCAGGAGCGCTCTCACGGCCATTGCTACGGGGTAGGGCTGATCAACTGGTGGGATCCGCGTGGGGCCCGTCGCACGTTGACGGAACTGAAATCGTTGGGGCTGAAGACATTTCTAATGCCGATCAGCCCCGGTAACGACCAAAACGGGCAGCCCATCGATTACTCCAGCACGGCGATGAGCGCGGTGTGGGACGAGATCGAGGAGGCCGCTCTGCCCATCACCCACCACATCGGTGAGAGTCAACCGAAGTTTCCCAGCGAGGTCAACAGCGTCGCGGTGGCGATGATGGTCAACATCGACTCGTTTCGGGAGATGTTCTCCAAGTACATCTTCAGCGGCATCCTGGACCGGCACCGGCGCCTGCGTGTCGGCTGGTTCGAGGGCGGAATCGCCTGGGTGCCAACGGCTCTACAGGACGCCGAACATGTGCTGGCCTCGTATCAGCACATGCTGCGGCATCAGCCCGAGCACGACATCCGCTACTACTGGGACACCCACATGTGTGCCTCGTTCATGGTTGACGGCCTTGGCCTGCGACAGATCGACGAGATCGGAATCGACAAGGTGATGTGGTCGTCCGACTATCCGCACAACGAAAGCACTTTCGGCTATTCGGAGAGGTCGCTGGCCGCGGTGGTCGACGCCGTCGGACCCGAGGACGCCGTGCGTGTCGTCGGAGGCAACATCAAGAAATTCCTGGGGATTTGA
- a CDS encoding SDR family NAD(P)-dependent oxidoreductase, with product MTGTLTQTVALVTGASSGIGEATAQALAAEGAAVALLARRAERLTDVKAAIESCGGTALVVPADVTDAEQVAAAVQQTVAELGRLDILVNNAGLMQSAPATEAPLQDWDQMVSVNVQGVLYATKAALPHLIEAAADSPRGVADLVTISSTAGWVARPNTAVYSLTKFGVNAFNEGLRQEVLGKRVRVGIVGPGTVDTEIFSHLAEGSREAFERQTAGMVKLRPEDIADAVLFMVTRDRRVAVNHMLVRAAEQTW from the coding sequence ATGACCGGAACACTGACACAGACCGTGGCACTGGTTACCGGCGCCAGCAGCGGCATCGGCGAAGCGACCGCTCAAGCGCTGGCGGCCGAGGGCGCAGCAGTGGCGCTGCTCGCCCGCCGCGCCGAGCGGCTGACCGACGTGAAAGCCGCGATCGAATCGTGCGGCGGTACGGCGCTGGTCGTGCCAGCCGACGTCACCGATGCCGAACAAGTGGCCGCCGCCGTCCAGCAAACCGTCGCCGAGTTGGGACGGCTGGACATTCTGGTGAACAACGCCGGCCTGATGCAGTCGGCGCCCGCGACCGAGGCGCCATTGCAGGACTGGGACCAGATGGTGTCCGTCAACGTGCAGGGCGTGCTTTACGCCACCAAAGCGGCACTGCCGCATCTGATCGAGGCGGCCGCCGATTCGCCACGCGGCGTGGCCGACCTGGTCACCATCAGTTCTACCGCCGGCTGGGTAGCCCGCCCCAACACCGCGGTCTATTCGCTGACCAAGTTCGGCGTCAACGCCTTCAACGAGGGGCTGCGCCAAGAGGTACTCGGCAAGCGCGTCCGGGTCGGCATCGTAGGCCCCGGCACCGTCGATACCGAAATCTTCAGCCACCTGGCCGAAGGCTCGCGGGAGGCGTTCGAACGCCAAACCGCCGGCATGGTCAAGCTGCGGCCCGAGGACATCGCCGATGCGGTGCTGTTCATGGTGACCCGCGACCGCCGGGTGGCCGTCAACCACATGCTGGTGCGCGCGGCGGAACAGACCTGGTAA